From the Bdellovibrio reynosensis genome, one window contains:
- a CDS encoding MIDAS family adhesin: MNSLTRMAALSFLIGLYVGCSPVKFSLDDSKCKDSGCVVENGKYSFNYSATAGYGKVDILIVNDNSASMSFEQARLAPRFANFIGDLDSRNINYRIGMVSTDVAGANKGALLSFGGSPYLTPQNADRLSLFNQTIQRPETLACEKFIANWIRNNGGNTSSINSSAYSAAYAQNCPSGDERGVYAANLVVNNNPSSFIRSDAHLAIIFLGDEDERSGLYCEQRNSNGACVKMSSQFAFDQMDQPGFLISNVKDKLGADKFNSLSVHAIVVKDQACLNQQNSQALDNYAPTTGLVSGSYGANFLAFTNQGWGMAADICSSDYTSQLGQIRTQITDRIKDIVLNCSNPTDLIVTVSGSPVSHHIDGKTLKFNQYLAPGTSVTLSYKCDSLN, from the coding sequence ATGAACTCGCTAACTAGAATGGCAGCACTGTCCTTTTTGATCGGGCTTTACGTCGGTTGTTCACCGGTGAAGTTCTCTTTGGATGACAGTAAATGTAAAGATAGCGGATGTGTCGTTGAAAACGGCAAGTACTCATTTAATTATTCAGCGACGGCTGGTTACGGCAAAGTCGATATCCTTATCGTCAACGATAATTCGGCTTCGATGTCGTTTGAACAAGCACGCTTGGCACCTCGCTTTGCTAACTTTATCGGTGATCTTGATAGCCGCAATATCAATTATAGAATTGGTATGGTCTCTACGGACGTTGCTGGGGCCAACAAAGGAGCACTTCTTAGTTTCGGCGGGTCTCCGTATCTGACGCCACAAAATGCAGATCGTTTGAGTTTGTTTAACCAAACTATTCAACGTCCTGAAACATTAGCTTGCGAAAAGTTTATCGCTAACTGGATTCGTAATAACGGTGGGAACACAAGTTCCATTAATAGCTCAGCATATTCTGCAGCCTACGCACAGAATTGCCCTTCAGGGGATGAGCGCGGTGTTTATGCGGCAAACTTGGTCGTGAATAACAATCCTTCAAGCTTCATTCGCAGCGATGCGCATTTAGCAATCATCTTCTTAGGTGATGAAGACGAGCGTAGCGGTCTTTACTGTGAACAACGTAATTCAAACGGAGCTTGCGTAAAAATGAGCAGCCAATTTGCTTTTGATCAAATGGATCAACCAGGTTTCTTGATCTCGAATGTTAAAGATAAACTTGGCGCCGATAAATTCAACTCACTCAGTGTTCATGCGATTGTCGTGAAAGATCAAGCGTGCTTAAACCAACAAAACTCACAGGCTCTTGATAATTATGCTCCGACTACGGGGTTAGTGAGTGGCAGTTATGGCGCAAACTTCTTAGCTTTCACGAATCAAGGCTGGGGTATGGCTGCTGATATTTGTTCAAGTGATTATACATCTCAACTTGGTCAAATCCGCACTCAAATCACAGACAGAATTAAGGACATCGTTCTGAACTGTTCAAACCCTACGGACTTGATTGTTACGGTTTCAGGTTCTCCGGTGTCTCACCACATTGATGGTAAGACGTTGAAGTTCAATCAGTACTTGGCTCCAGGTACAAGCGTTACTCTTTCTTATAAGTGTGACAGCCTTAACTAG